A genome region from Pseudomonas sp. N3-W includes the following:
- a CDS encoding alpha-2-macroglobulin, translating to MIGARMLRICSKLPLLLALVLPLTTVNAEDSVEPSGYTPVAGESFFLLADSSFASDEQAMVRLEAPGRDYRRFRMEPYGGADIRVYRIDKPLDFLKRQKNLHRVVSDGQFKGEGLSNTLAYLWDNWYRKSRRVMQRAFSFESRQQVTEEVPELKMGTAIAAPTPYDAQPQFALIPGLPVVSQFRYPLWQAKLIQPPAGVNLAGSSSEFISVAPGNVYIPLGNLKPGLYLVEALIGKYRATTMVFVSNTVAVSKIAGDELVVWAARKHEGSSVPKVNVLWTDGLGVMSSGATDTDGLLRLKHVSPERSFVIGEDEEGGVFVSENFYYDSEIYDTKLYAFTDRPLYRPGDWVSLKIVGREFRNARDSVAPSAADVNVTVLDATGTALQSLDLKLDSKAGTQGRFQLPDNAVAGGYELRFTYKDQAYSSAFRVAEYIKPHFEISLNLAKQDYRTGEPVKGSLVLLYPDGKPVANAKLTLSLRAQQLSMVDNELQYLGQFPVELTSTELTTDAKGNAALDLPAADKPSRYMLTVFASDGAAYRVKTTKEILIDRGAASFRLGAPQRFSAVGDKVLFSYANEGGSEQNKAVTPASYSWVRLEDQTTGEGKLSAKDKNFTLAFDRPGTYNVSLKDDHGRVVGATGHSVTGDGVKAVPGTVEIVLDKPEYKAGDEALALITFAEPVSDALLSLERDKVEATALLSKGGDWLKMVKLSETQYRARIPVKDNFAPNLTFSVLYTKGGQYSFQNAGIKVIAPQIDVAIATDKETYQPGDTVSVDLTTQFAGKPIPAHLTVSVVDEMVYALQPEVAPTIDQFFYHPRRNNVRTSASLSFISYDVALPGSPGAPGKANRSERGVKVLERPRREDVDTAAWQPELITDANGKTRFTFKMPDSLTRWRITARAIADDGQVGQKKQFVRSEKPLYLKWSGPSKFRNGDKPALGVFAFSQAEKLVKAELVIHYGGADQRLPVTLNNGINYIALPAFALANGEWTAELVQDGKTADALAVRLTATGNGWQVTQSQSLDAASGDTPLTLPADATDIRLRLDDSPQALFRSALDDLLSYPYGGVEQTASRLLPLSIAYPSLASNPQIRDRLRLIMQNSRLRLVQMAGPSASFTWWGQDGEPDAFLTAYAYYADWYASKALELTLPPEHWQRVLEVYAKQAPNTPLLQRALILSFAKQMQLPINTLLSGLMDDLAKAGDGTAANLMDDGEDSIVMSDPDSALGLAAARTLTASLARQAKVTLPDAFNRQVADAQQRMAVSSQPFAEALNLSLQPFDQAHATALLQRLLPQQSTLERALALSWLQRSIEQASPTIALAPGEGWKKQYGDTGEMYWTWQGATPVPAVLSLTGAQERPLRAALSFLTAQPPVTPMAVTITRRLSRLVPGDEAFEFKLEAVGDKPLSSDSLYLDEVIVTSKAAKPLRYGMLEVPLPPGADVERTTWGIKLMGKAGTEPTALEKARFEPGQMAYAIPVDALSGELRLRHLVRFSQKGQFNLPPVRFTQIYAPQNQAQELKPALGQITVN from the coding sequence ATGATCGGTGCCCGCATGTTGCGTATCTGTTCAAAACTGCCGTTATTGCTGGCATTGGTCCTGCCGTTGACCACGGTCAACGCCGAAGACAGCGTCGAGCCAAGCGGCTACACGCCGGTGGCCGGCGAAAGCTTTTTCCTGCTGGCGGACAGCAGCTTTGCCAGCGATGAACAGGCAATGGTGCGCCTCGAAGCGCCTGGCCGTGACTATCGCCGGTTTCGCATGGAGCCCTATGGCGGCGCCGACATTCGCGTGTATCGCATCGACAAGCCGCTGGATTTCCTCAAGCGTCAGAAGAACCTGCACCGCGTGGTCAGCGACGGCCAGTTCAAGGGCGAAGGCCTGTCCAACACCCTGGCGTACTTGTGGGACAACTGGTATCGCAAATCCCGTCGGGTGATGCAGCGCGCGTTCTCCTTCGAGTCGCGGCAACAGGTCACCGAAGAGGTGCCGGAACTGAAGATGGGCACCGCGATTGCCGCGCCGACGCCTTATGACGCGCAGCCGCAATTCGCCCTGATCCCGGGCCTGCCGGTGGTCAGCCAGTTCCGTTATCCGTTGTGGCAAGCCAAACTGATCCAGCCGCCTGCGGGTGTGAACCTGGCCGGTTCCTCCAGTGAATTCATCAGCGTTGCACCGGGCAACGTCTACATCCCGTTGGGCAACCTGAAGCCGGGTCTGTACCTGGTCGAAGCGCTGATCGGCAAGTACCGCGCCACCACCATGGTCTTCGTGTCCAACACCGTGGCCGTGAGCAAGATTGCCGGCGACGAGCTGGTGGTGTGGGCCGCTCGCAAACACGAAGGCAGCTCGGTGCCCAAGGTCAATGTGCTGTGGACCGATGGCCTGGGCGTGATGAGCAGCGGCGCCACCGATACCGACGGCTTGCTGCGTTTGAAACACGTCAGCCCCGAGCGTTCGTTCGTGATCGGCGAGGATGAAGAGGGCGGCGTTTTCGTCTCGGAAAACTTCTATTACGACAGCGAAATCTATGACACCAAACTCTACGCCTTCACCGACCGGCCGCTGTACCGGCCGGGGGATTGGGTGTCGCTGAAAATCGTCGGGCGCGAGTTCAGGAACGCCCGCGATTCCGTGGCGCCGAGCGCTGCCGACGTCAACGTAACGGTGCTCGATGCCACCGGCACCGCGCTGCAATCGCTGGACCTGAAACTGGATTCCAAAGCCGGCACTCAGGGCCGCTTCCAGTTGCCGGACAACGCGGTTGCGGGCGGCTATGAGTTGCGTTTCACGTATAAGGATCAGGCCTACAGCAGCGCCTTCCGCGTCGCTGAGTACATCAAGCCGCACTTCGAAATCTCGCTGAACCTGGCCAAGCAGGATTACCGCACGGGCGAGCCGGTAAAAGGCAGCCTGGTGCTGCTGTACCCGGACGGCAAACCGGTGGCCAACGCCAAGTTGACCCTCAGCCTGCGCGCCCAGCAACTGTCGATGGTCGATAACGAGCTGCAATACCTGGGGCAATTCCCGGTCGAGCTGACCAGCACCGAACTGACCACCGACGCCAAGGGCAACGCGGCGCTCGACCTGCCGGCCGCCGACAAGCCGAGCCGCTACATGCTCACCGTGTTCGCCAGCGATGGCGCGGCGTACCGGGTCAAGACCACCAAGGAAATCCTGATCGACCGTGGCGCCGCCAGCTTCCGCTTGGGCGCGCCGCAGCGTTTCAGTGCGGTGGGCGACAAAGTGCTGTTCAGCTACGCCAACGAAGGCGGCAGTGAGCAGAACAAAGCGGTCACTCCTGCCAGCTACAGCTGGGTGCGTCTGGAAGACCAGACCACCGGCGAAGGCAAACTCTCCGCCAAGGATAAAAACTTCACCCTGGCGTTCGACCGTCCAGGCACTTACAACGTGTCGCTCAAGGATGACCATGGCCGCGTGGTCGGCGCCACCGGCCATTCGGTGACCGGTGATGGTGTCAAAGCGGTGCCGGGCACCGTGGAAATCGTCCTCGACAAGCCTGAGTACAAGGCCGGCGACGAAGCACTGGCGTTGATCACCTTTGCGGAACCGGTCAGCGATGCGCTGCTGTCACTGGAGCGCGACAAGGTCGAGGCCACCGCGCTGCTGTCCAAGGGCGGCGACTGGCTGAAGATGGTAAAACTCAGCGAGACTCAATACCGCGCACGCATCCCGGTGAAGGACAACTTTGCGCCGAACCTGACGTTCTCCGTGCTGTACACCAAGGGTGGCCAGTACAGCTTCCAGAACGCCGGGATCAAGGTGATTGCGCCGCAGATCGACGTCGCCATCGCCACCGACAAAGAGACGTATCAGCCGGGCGATACCGTGTCCGTGGACCTGACCACGCAATTCGCCGGTAAACCGATTCCGGCACACCTGACGGTCAGTGTGGTCGACGAAATGGTCTATGCGTTGCAGCCGGAAGTTGCGCCGACCATCGACCAGTTCTTCTATCACCCGCGCCGCAACAACGTGCGCACCAGCGCCAGCCTGTCGTTCATCAGCTACGACGTGGCGTTGCCGGGCAGCCCCGGTGCGCCGGGCAAAGCCAATCGCAGTGAGCGCGGGGTGAAAGTACTGGAGCGGCCGCGTCGCGAAGACGTCGATACCGCCGCCTGGCAGCCGGAACTGATCACGGACGCCAACGGCAAAACCCGTTTCACCTTCAAGATGCCGGACTCGCTGACCCGCTGGCGCATCACTGCCCGCGCTATTGCCGATGACGGTCAGGTCGGGCAGAAGAAACAGTTCGTGCGTTCGGAAAAACCGCTGTACCTGAAGTGGAGCGGCCCGAGCAAATTCCGCAACGGCGACAAACCCGCCCTCGGCGTCTTCGCCTTCAGCCAGGCGGAAAAACTGGTCAAGGCCGAGTTGGTGATCCATTACGGCGGCGCCGATCAGCGGCTGCCGGTGACACTGAACAACGGCATCAACTACATCGCACTGCCGGCGTTTGCGCTGGCTAATGGCGAGTGGACCGCCGAACTGGTGCAGGACGGTAAAACCGCCGACGCCCTGGCCGTGCGCCTGACGGCGACCGGTAACGGTTGGCAAGTGACGCAAAGCCAAAGCCTGGACGCGGCCAGTGGTGATACGCCGCTGACCCTGCCGGCGGACGCCACGGATATTCGCCTGCGCCTGGATGACAGCCCGCAAGCGCTGTTCCGTTCGGCCCTCGACGATCTGCTGAGCTACCCATACGGCGGCGTCGAGCAAACCGCCAGTCGTTTGTTGCCGCTGAGCATCGCCTATCCGTCCCTGGCGTCGAACCCGCAGATCCGCGACCGCTTGCGCCTGATCATGCAGAACAGCCGCCTGCGACTGGTGCAGATGGCTGGGCCGTCGGCGAGTTTCACCTGGTGGGGCCAGGACGGCGAGCCGGACGCGTTCCTCACCGCTTATGCCTACTACGCCGACTGGTACGCCAGTAAAGCGCTGGAACTGACCCTGCCGCCGGAGCACTGGCAGCGGGTGCTGGAGGTGTATGCCAAGCAGGCGCCGAACACGCCGCTGTTGCAGCGCGCGCTGATTCTGTCGTTCGCCAAACAGATGCAACTGCCGATCAACACCTTGCTCAGCGGGCTGATGGATGATCTGGCGAAGGCCGGTGACGGCACGGCGGCGAACCTGATGGACGACGGTGAAGACAGCATCGTGATGAGCGACCCGGATTCGGCGCTCGGACTGGCAGCCGCCCGGACGTTGACCGCGTCGCTGGCGCGTCAGGCCAAAGTGACGCTGCCGGACGCGTTCAATCGCCAGGTCGCGGACGCACAGCAACGTATGGCGGTCAGTTCCCAGCCGTTCGCCGAAGCCTTGAACCTGTCGCTGCAACCGTTCGATCAGGCGCACGCGACAGCGTTGTTGCAGCGCTTGCTGCCACAGCAGTCGACCCTCGAACGCGCCCTGGCGCTGAGCTGGTTGCAACGCAGCATCGAGCAGGCTTCGCCCACCATCGCCCTGGCGCCGGGCGAAGGCTGGAAGAAACAGTACGGTGATACCGGTGAGATGTATTGGACGTGGCAGGGTGCTACGCCGGTACCGGCCGTGCTGTCGTTGACCGGGGCGCAGGAGCGTCCGTTGCGTGCCGCGCTGAGTTTCCTGACCGCGCAGCCGCCGGTTACGCCGATGGCGGTGACCATCACTCGTCGCTTGTCGCGGCTGGTGCCGGGCGACGAAGCGTTCGAATTCAAACTCGAAGCGGTTGGCGACAAACCGTTGTCCAGCGACAGCCTGTACCTGGACGAAGTGATCGTCACCAGCAAGGCGGCGAAACCGCTGCGCTACGGCATGCTGGAAGTGCCGCTGCCACCGGGTGCCGATGTCGAGCGCACCACCTGGGGCATCAAGCTGATGGGCAAGGCCGGCACCGAACCGACGGCGCTGGAGAAAGCGCGCTTCGAACCGGGACAAATGGCCTATGCCATTCCGGTCGATGCGCTGAGCGGGGAACTGCGCCTGCGTCATCTGGTGCGTTTCTCGCAAAAAGGCCAGTTCAACCTGCCGCCAGTGCGCTTCACGCAGATTTACGCGCCGCAAAATCAGGCTCAGGAACTGAAACCGGCCCTCGGCCAGATCACGGTCAACTGA
- a CDS encoding DUF2138 domain-containing protein has protein sequence MSDSTILPAVSPPPAEAPAAKPSRRWPAVLIGLCLVAGVAGGLGWFMHKPKVPMAALASDKLGMSRPDGLLETSSLSQLPKDLLAVPFLKETLTEDFVFYYETHVDRLGLIGSLRRIVYEHDLKLQDSLIEQLFDQPADVALWRGADGRLKDFLLVMDRGGLAKVLEPLAKVALDDSQLTQVGSVKVGADEVALYQLTYNATKALLFASHGDKLVVLSNPAKLYDPDNGGAEESGSVSTKAIAALLNGDKLFPEAFGLQPRAPEVKQRLSVNSSVLAMGYQRFIPNFAGLRFDMDDKGWHSYLAMDELDNQPDFDFKPIWQAMPMGASACVALPLAAEQQQPLLVKLGADVAVAKALTEHVAGAAGLCWYADSRLYTPLLVASLNDKDSAKLDGDLGNLFGSMVGAYEGNVAEHAFPVVEKQEGQTHQWQRQVSSNFGPYKAKDAENPDAITGKAFMKVSLARHGSTLLFSLDDKLVDKALGTLDKRFPPLADVLPKDLLMPVYFGPDSMAQLMQQETLDSLPQDMEPVFYNAAQTYLIPKLRTLGGYGKYALTLPKGSEPDGHWQWLPLEWKAL, from the coding sequence ATGAGCGATAGCACTATTTTACCGGCCGTATCCCCGCCGCCTGCTGAAGCACCGGCTGCCAAACCTTCCCGACGCTGGCCGGCGGTGCTGATCGGGCTGTGCCTGGTGGCCGGCGTGGCGGGCGGGCTGGGCTGGTTCATGCACAAACCCAAGGTGCCGATGGCCGCATTGGCCAGTGACAAACTGGGCATGAGTCGCCCGGACGGTCTGCTGGAAACCAGTTCCCTGAGCCAGTTGCCCAAGGATTTGCTGGCGGTGCCGTTCCTCAAGGAAACCCTGACCGAAGATTTCGTCTTCTATTACGAAACCCACGTCGACCGCCTCGGCCTGATCGGCAGTCTGCGGCGGATCGTCTACGAACATGACCTGAAATTGCAGGACAGCCTGATCGAACAGCTCTTCGATCAACCGGCCGACGTGGCGCTGTGGCGTGGGGCGGACGGTCGTCTGAAAGACTTCTTGCTGGTGATGGATCGCGGCGGCCTGGCCAAGGTGCTGGAGCCACTGGCGAAAGTGGCGCTGGATGACTCGCAGCTGACCCAGGTCGGCTCGGTGAAAGTCGGTGCCGATGAGGTGGCGCTTTATCAACTGACCTACAACGCCACCAAGGCGCTGCTGTTCGCCTCCCATGGCGACAAACTCGTCGTGCTGTCCAACCCGGCCAAACTCTACGATCCGGACAATGGCGGCGCCGAAGAGTCAGGCAGTGTCTCGACCAAGGCCATCGCCGCGTTGCTCAACGGCGACAAACTGTTCCCCGAAGCCTTCGGCCTGCAACCGCGAGCGCCTGAGGTCAAACAACGCCTGTCAGTCAATTCCAGCGTATTGGCCATGGGCTATCAGCGCTTCATCCCGAATTTCGCCGGGCTGCGTTTCGACATGGACGACAAGGGCTGGCACAGCTACCTGGCCATGGACGAACTGGATAACCAGCCGGACTTCGATTTCAAGCCGATCTGGCAAGCCATGCCCATGGGGGCCAGTGCCTGCGTGGCCCTGCCGCTGGCCGCCGAACAGCAGCAACCGTTGCTGGTAAAACTCGGTGCCGACGTGGCCGTGGCCAAAGCCCTGACCGAGCACGTGGCCGGCGCGGCGGGCCTGTGCTGGTACGCCGATTCGCGGCTGTACACGCCGCTGCTGGTGGCCAGCCTGAACGACAAGGACAGCGCCAAACTTGACGGTGACCTGGGCAATCTGTTCGGCTCGATGGTTGGCGCCTATGAAGGCAATGTCGCAGAGCACGCGTTCCCGGTGGTCGAGAAGCAGGAAGGGCAGACTCACCAGTGGCAGCGTCAGGTCAGCTCTAACTTCGGCCCGTACAAGGCCAAGGATGCCGAGAATCCGGATGCGATTACCGGCAAGGCGTTCATGAAAGTCAGCCTGGCACGGCACGGTTCGACGCTGCTGTTTTCCCTCGACGACAAGCTGGTGGATAAAGCCCTCGGCACCCTCGATAAACGCTTCCCGCCACTGGCTGATGTACTGCCCAAAGACTTGCTGATGCCGGTCTATTTCGGCCCGGATTCAATGGCGCAACTGATGCAACAGGAAACCCTCGACAGCCTGCCGCAGGACATGGAACCGGTGTTCTACAACGCCGCGCAAACCTATCTGATCCCCAAACTGCGCACGCTCGGCGGCTACGGCAAATACGCCCTGACCTTGCCCAAAGGCAGTGAGCCCGATGGCCACTGGCAGTGGCTGCCACTGGAATGGAAAGCCCTGTGA
- a CDS encoding YfaP family protein — protein MKLSYPQVFLFLCAFCAGSATFAADATVKLDTPVGGWRTGAVEGEGENYRQTVNYPASSVNTPAGQANTARISGQIKATPKTNDPGRLIVNGISMPLKIDPAGHFDRPYSFPNGSNSVEVRSPDGQQRHRTQFLHSSGGATPAKLRVLLSWDTDNTDLDLHLITPDGAHIWYGDRVAPNGAALDVDVTTGYGPEIFSMPAPIKGQYLIYVNYFGGGYRSDEDGQQDAVQPLTTAQVTVITEEGTPNEKMETFVVPMRAVGELTLVRGFSYP, from the coding sequence ATGAAACTCAGTTATCCACAGGTCTTCCTGTTCCTCTGTGCTTTTTGTGCAGGGTCGGCGACGTTCGCCGCCGATGCCACCGTCAAGCTCGACACCCCCGTCGGCGGCTGGCGCACCGGGGCGGTCGAAGGCGAGGGCGAAAATTACCGCCAGACCGTCAACTACCCCGCGTCATCGGTCAACACCCCGGCGGGCCAGGCCAACACCGCACGCATCAGCGGCCAGATCAAAGCCACCCCCAAGACCAACGACCCCGGTCGATTGATCGTCAACGGCATCAGCATGCCCCTGAAAATCGACCCCGCGGGCCACTTCGACCGCCCATATTCATTTCCCAACGGCAGCAACAGCGTCGAAGTCCGCAGCCCCGACGGCCAACAACGCCACCGCACCCAATTCCTCCACAGCAGCGGCGGCGCCACCCCGGCCAAACTGCGCGTACTGCTGTCCTGGGACACCGACAACACCGATCTGGATCTGCACCTGATAACTCCCGATGGCGCACACATCTGGTACGGCGACCGCGTCGCGCCCAACGGCGCGGCACTCGATGTCGACGTCACCACGGGGTATGGCCCGGAAATATTCTCCATGCCGGCACCGATCAAGGGGCAGTACTTGATCTATGTGAACTACTTTGGCGGCGGGTACAGGAGTGATGAGGATGGACAGCAAGACGCGGTGCAACCGCTGACCACGGCGCAGGTGACGGTGATTACGGAAGAGGGAACGCCGAATGAGAAGATGGAGACGTTCGTGGTGCCGATGCGGGCGGTGGGGGAGTTGACGTTGGTTAGGGGGTTTAGTTATCCGTGA
- a CDS encoding exodeoxyribonuclease VII small subunit: MARKKAALDFEQSLADLQTLVERLENGELSLEDSLTAFEQGIGLTRDCQAALAQAEQKVQVLLERDGELAEEPFDADQPE; encoded by the coding sequence ATGGCCCGCAAAAAAGCTGCACTGGATTTCGAACAATCCCTCGCCGACCTGCAAACGCTGGTGGAGCGACTGGAGAACGGCGAACTGTCGCTGGAAGACTCGCTGACCGCTTTCGAGCAAGGCATCGGTCTGACCCGCGATTGCCAGGCGGCGCTGGCTCAGGCCGAACAGAAGGTTCAAGTGCTGCTCGAACGTGATGGCGAGCTGGCCGAGGAACCCTTTGACGCGGATCAGCCAGAATGA
- a CDS encoding DUF2300 domain-containing protein, with protein sequence MIRPLLWLLLCLLPALATAQDEPLRLGFKGELLSLNRTQLISREPLPADVQTPLGSVWKLFVYSWLVDTGAHESPYECRGQSKEEVYCCTAGGKIERDQALVKSCGLYFEPARLGITASDWRSYWQARQAPQWLLDLPALQPATRVPVAQLLRALAMLPAQDQARRVLLDVVLNAADGNVVGELGSRLRVKTWSWLGEQDPASRQGGFAGWTADGTPIWAGGRGTSQMVLRNYAQALSAVLPVEWPAEAGRCVEVGLFSRYPIGRVLAGDRVVGAGPLQGDYRVEFSNGNQLDIHSDGELFWLDGKLVARLDREEYVARVLQREAKPEPVEAAKALAVAIRTYLLQNATRHGECLSIDDSSSRQRVAPRPASAESRSIAAWTSDLVLAGSTVTYHSDQPGPDKLAWQQAVEQANAGQRYDAILLHAYPRASLSRWDNPVASCEALPAAQDWLQNQRRGWRQRLEREVGYNELSTFAVCRLAFGRPYVDRERQRIYVRGVLSLQDRLDLTHEYLHLAFDAHPNGQDENYIEGLARHLLLE encoded by the coding sequence ATGATCCGGCCTCTGCTCTGGCTGCTGTTGTGTTTGCTCCCTGCGCTGGCGACAGCGCAGGACGAACCGCTGCGCCTGGGCTTCAAGGGGGAACTGCTGTCGCTGAACCGCACGCAACTGATCTCCCGCGAGCCGTTGCCCGCCGATGTACAGACGCCGCTGGGCAGCGTGTGGAAGTTGTTTGTCTACAGCTGGCTGGTAGACACCGGCGCCCATGAATCGCCTTATGAATGTCGCGGGCAGTCGAAAGAAGAAGTTTATTGCTGCACGGCAGGCGGCAAGATCGAGCGTGATCAGGCGTTGGTGAAGTCTTGCGGCTTGTATTTCGAGCCTGCGCGACTGGGTATCACCGCCTCGGATTGGCGCTCGTACTGGCAGGCGCGCCAGGCGCCGCAGTGGTTGCTGGATTTGCCGGCGTTGCAGCCTGCCACGCGGGTTCCGGTGGCTCAATTGCTGCGTGCATTGGCCATGCTGCCCGCGCAGGATCAGGCGCGGCGCGTGTTGCTGGACGTGGTGCTGAATGCGGCGGACGGCAATGTCGTGGGTGAACTTGGCAGCCGGTTGCGGGTGAAAACCTGGAGCTGGCTCGGGGAACAGGATCCCGCGTCGCGCCAGGGCGGCTTTGCCGGCTGGACGGCGGACGGCACGCCGATCTGGGCCGGTGGGCGGGGAACGAGTCAGATGGTTTTGCGCAACTATGCTCAGGCGTTGTCGGCGGTGCTGCCGGTCGAGTGGCCGGCAGAAGCGGGGCGCTGTGTCGAAGTCGGGCTGTTTTCCCGTTATCCGATCGGGCGCGTGTTGGCGGGTGATCGGGTGGTGGGAGCCGGGCCGTTGCAAGGCGATTATCGCGTCGAGTTCAGCAACGGTAATCAGCTCGATATCCACAGCGATGGCGAACTGTTTTGGCTCGACGGCAAGTTGGTCGCCCGTCTCGATCGCGAAGAATATGTCGCCCGCGTGCTCCAGCGTGAAGCCAAGCCCGAACCCGTCGAGGCGGCCAAAGCGCTGGCTGTGGCGATCCGCACGTACTTGCTGCAAAACGCCACTCGCCATGGCGAGTGCCTGAGTATCGACGACAGCAGCAGCCGTCAGCGCGTCGCACCGCGTCCGGCATCCGCCGAATCACGCAGCATCGCCGCCTGGACCAGCGATCTGGTCTTGGCCGGCAGCACCGTCACTTATCACTCCGACCAACCCGGCCCCGACAAACTGGCCTGGCAACAAGCCGTCGAACAAGCCAACGCCGGCCAGCGCTACGACGCCATCTTGCTGCACGCCTATCCACGCGCCAGCCTCAGCCGCTGGGACAACCCCGTCGCCTCCTGCGAAGCACTGCCCGCCGCGCAAGACTGGCTGCAAAACCAGCGTCGCGGCTGGCGGCAACGTCTTGAGCGCGAAGTCGGCTATAACGAACTCAGCACCTTTGCCGTCTGCCGGCTCGCCTTCGGTCGCCCCTACGTCGACCGCGAACGCCAGCGCATCTATGTGCGCGGTGTGCTGTCGCTGCAAGACCGCCTCGACCTGACCCATGAATACCTGCACCTGGCCTTTGACGCACACCCCAACGGCCAGGATGAAAACTACATCGAAGGGCTCGCCCGCCACCTTTTACTGGAATAG
- a CDS encoding DUF1175 domain-containing protein codes for MESPVTALIRGLGLLAMLLASRVFASETPPLDVQQSQVFRAWFVRIAQEQLSQGPSPRWYQQDCAGLVRFAANEALKVHDDKWLRSNGLSNRYLPPELQLSDAQRGLAQQWQQGGGKVGPYVNAIKLIQFNSHLIGRDLAQARPGDLMFFDQGDDQHLMIWMGRYIAYHTGTTTPTDNGMRSASLQQLMTWKDTRWIPDAANPNFIGVYRLNFLSQ; via the coding sequence ATGGAAAGCCCTGTGACCGCACTTATCCGAGGCCTCGGTCTGCTGGCGATGCTGCTCGCCAGCCGGGTGTTCGCCAGCGAGACGCCGCCGCTGGATGTGCAGCAATCCCAAGTGTTTCGCGCCTGGTTCGTGCGCATCGCTCAGGAACAACTGAGCCAGGGCCCGAGCCCGCGCTGGTATCAGCAGGACTGCGCCGGGCTGGTGCGCTTTGCCGCCAACGAAGCGCTGAAAGTCCATGACGACAAATGGCTGCGCAGCAATGGCCTGTCCAACCGCTACCTGCCGCCGGAGCTGCAACTGAGCGACGCCCAGCGCGGCCTCGCCCAGCAATGGCAGCAGGGCGGTGGCAAGGTCGGGCCATACGTCAATGCGATCAAGCTGATCCAGTTCAACAGCCACCTGATTGGCCGCGATCTGGCGCAGGCGCGGCCCGGCGACCTGATGTTTTTCGATCAGGGCGACGACCAGCACCTGATGATCTGGATGGGCCGCTACATCGCCTATCACACCGGCACCACCACCCCCACTGATAACGGCATGCGTTCGGCAAGCCTGCAGCAACTCATGACATGGAAGGACACCCGATGGATACCCGACGCAGCCAACCCCAACTTCATCGGCGTCTATCGACTGAACTTTCTCTCCCAATGA
- a CDS encoding YfaP family protein, producing the protein MRCFLSLLMMLVGAQMAWAEPTAELSDPVGGWRYNGLLDRSENPQVAYPTPPIDRGVQRNRTMIQGQLKAIGTQRGPHTLAVNGNPLNLYTDDEGRFARPYAFGAGSNSVEVRSAEGKSLKRVQFYEANNLRTPARIRIVLGWDDPKAELDLHIITPDGQHAFFAHTALTNGGGLDPDGVDGPGPEMFTMTAPLHGTYLVYVNYWGNFGSEGYNFDETSNQNEVITSQINLVLNENTVDEKRETFIVPLRAIGDLLLVKTFNY; encoded by the coding sequence ATGCGTTGTTTTCTTTCACTGCTGATGATGCTGGTTGGCGCTCAGATGGCCTGGGCCGAGCCCACGGCCGAGTTGTCGGACCCGGTGGGTGGCTGGCGTTATAACGGCCTGCTCGATCGCAGTGAAAACCCCCAAGTCGCCTACCCGACACCGCCCATCGACCGGGGCGTACAGCGCAATCGCACGATGATCCAGGGCCAGCTCAAGGCCATAGGCACCCAGCGTGGGCCGCACACGCTGGCCGTCAACGGCAATCCGCTGAATCTTTACACCGACGACGAAGGGCGTTTCGCCCGGCCTTATGCCTTCGGCGCCGGGTCCAACAGCGTCGAAGTGCGCAGCGCCGAGGGCAAATCCCTCAAGCGCGTTCAATTCTATGAAGCCAACAACCTGCGCACCCCGGCGCGGATTCGCATCGTGCTCGGTTGGGACGATCCCAAGGCCGAACTCGACCTGCACATCATTACCCCGGACGGCCAACACGCGTTCTTCGCCCACACGGCACTGACCAATGGCGGCGGTCTGGACCCGGACGGCGTCGATGGGCCCGGGCCGGAAATGTTCACCATGACCGCGCCGTTGCATGGCACCTATCTGGTTTATGTGAACTATTGGGGCAACTTCGGCAGCGAAGGCTATAACTTCGATGAGACCAGCAACCAGAACGAGGTGATTACCTCGCAAATCAACCTGGTGCTCAACGAAAACACCGTCGACGAAAAACGCGAGACGTTCATCGTACCCCTGCGGGCCATCGGTGATCTGTTGCTGGTCAAGACTTTCAACTATTAA